From the Streptomyces sp. KMM 9044 genome, one window contains:
- a CDS encoding coenzyme F420-0:L-glutamate ligase gives MNGARAQDGVPGGGAASGGYRVWAVAGLPEVRQGDDLAKLIAAAEPGLADGDVLLVTSKIVSKAEGRMREAADREAAIDAETVRVVARRGPLRIVENRQGLVMAAAGVDASNTPPGTVLLLPEDPDASARAIREGLRDALGVTVGVLVTDTFGRPWRAGLTDVAIGAAGIHVLDDLRGGTDAYGNPLGATVVASADELAAAGDLVKGKAAGLPVAVVRGLPALVAADGEHAGGARAMVRDSRDDMFRLGTSEAVRQAVTQRRTVRAFTDEPVDPGAVHRAVAAAVTAPAPHHTTPWRFVLLESQDSRTRLLDAMRDAWIADLRRDGKSEESVAKRVRRGDVLRTAPCLVVPCLVMEGSHTYGDARRDGAEREMFVVATGAGVQNFLVALAGERLGSAWVSSTMFCRDVVREVLDLPTGWDPMGAVAVGHPAGEPRPRSERDADAFIAVR, from the coding sequence TTGAACGGCGCACGTGCGCAGGACGGCGTACCCGGGGGTGGCGCGGCGTCCGGCGGCTACCGGGTGTGGGCCGTCGCGGGGCTGCCCGAGGTCCGGCAGGGGGACGATCTCGCGAAGCTGATCGCGGCCGCGGAGCCGGGGCTGGCCGACGGGGATGTGCTGCTCGTCACCTCCAAGATCGTCTCCAAGGCGGAGGGCCGGATGCGGGAAGCAGCCGACCGGGAGGCCGCGATCGACGCGGAGACGGTACGGGTGGTGGCCCGGCGCGGCCCTCTGCGCATCGTCGAGAACCGGCAGGGCCTCGTCATGGCCGCGGCCGGGGTCGACGCCTCCAACACGCCCCCCGGCACGGTGCTGTTGCTCCCCGAGGATCCGGACGCGTCCGCGCGGGCGATCCGCGAGGGCCTGCGGGACGCCCTCGGGGTCACGGTCGGCGTGCTGGTCACCGACACCTTCGGGCGCCCCTGGCGGGCGGGACTGACGGACGTCGCGATCGGCGCCGCAGGCATCCATGTCCTGGACGACCTGCGCGGTGGAACGGACGCGTACGGCAATCCGCTGGGCGCCACCGTGGTCGCCTCCGCCGACGAACTCGCCGCGGCGGGCGACCTGGTCAAGGGCAAGGCCGCGGGCCTGCCGGTGGCCGTCGTACGCGGGCTGCCCGCCCTGGTGGCGGCCGACGGCGAGCATGCCGGGGGTGCACGGGCCATGGTCCGCGACTCCCGCGACGACATGTTCCGGCTCGGTACGTCGGAGGCGGTACGGCAGGCGGTGACCCAGCGCCGCACGGTGCGGGCCTTCACCGACGAGCCGGTCGACCCGGGGGCGGTGCACCGCGCGGTGGCCGCGGCCGTGACGGCTCCGGCCCCGCACCACACCACCCCGTGGCGGTTCGTCCTGCTGGAGTCGCAGGACTCCCGGACCCGGCTGCTCGACGCGATGCGGGACGCCTGGATCGCGGACCTGCGCCGGGACGGCAAGTCGGAGGAGTCCGTCGCCAAGCGGGTCCGCCGCGGCGATGTCCTGCGCACCGCGCCCTGCCTGGTCGTGCCCTGCCTGGTCATGGAGGGCTCGCACACCTACGGGGACGCGCGGCGGGACGGTGCGGAGCGGGAGATGTTCGTGGTCGCGACGGGTGCCGGCGTGCAGAACTTCCTGGTCGCCCTGGCCGGTGAGCGGCTGGGCTCGGCCTGGGTGTCATCGACGATGTTCTGCCGGGACGTGGTCCGCGAGGTCCTGGACCTGCCGACGGGCTGGGACCCGATGGGCGCGGTGGCGGTGGGCCACCCCGCCGGGGAGCCCCGGCCGCGGTCGGAACGGGACGCGGACGCGTTCATCGCCGTGCGATGA
- a CDS encoding LCP family protein — protein MSDTAGTSPADPAGGGALGPGAGASASGAGLPRHRRRRWMLGAGLGGAALLVVAAGAGWAVYAKLDGNITPDEAAAAELARFEKERPTALVRDARNILLIGSDSRSGEENTRYGRDPGTERSDTAILLHLSAGRGSATAVSLPRDLMVDVPGCLRRDGGRAEPVFAMFNQAFEWGGSACAIRTVEKLTGIRVDHHIVVDFQGFKEMVEAVDGVEVCLREPIDDKAAKLKLPAGRVTLDGEQALGYVRARKSLGDGSDTHRMERQQRFLGALVNKASGNDVLLNPAKLYPVLNAATSALTTDPGLASLRGLYELVRGVRDIPTERVQFLTVPREPYTNDANRDQLSQPEAEELFERLRRDASVSVAQDGMHGTVAESGSGAPPGKPDGESTESDAEVTRNEPGEQPEEAAEAASPAPTFSGNTAAEDACT, from the coding sequence ATGAGCGACACCGCAGGCACGTCCCCCGCGGACCCGGCGGGCGGGGGTGCCCTCGGACCGGGGGCGGGAGCCTCGGCCAGCGGGGCGGGGCTGCCGCGGCACAGGCGACGGCGGTGGATGCTGGGCGCCGGGCTCGGTGGCGCGGCCCTGCTCGTCGTGGCCGCCGGGGCCGGGTGGGCGGTGTACGCGAAGCTCGACGGGAACATCACGCCGGACGAGGCGGCCGCGGCCGAGCTGGCGCGGTTCGAGAAGGAACGGCCGACCGCACTGGTCAGGGACGCCCGGAACATCCTGCTGATCGGCTCGGACTCACGCTCCGGGGAGGAGAACACCCGCTACGGCCGGGACCCGGGGACGGAGCGGTCCGACACCGCGATCCTGCTGCACCTGTCGGCGGGCCGGGGCAGCGCCACCGCGGTGTCCCTGCCCCGGGACCTGATGGTGGACGTGCCGGGCTGTCTGCGCCGGGACGGCGGTCGCGCCGAGCCCGTGTTCGCGATGTTCAACCAGGCCTTCGAGTGGGGCGGTTCCGCCTGCGCGATCCGTACCGTGGAGAAACTCACCGGCATTCGCGTGGACCATCACATCGTCGTGGACTTCCAGGGCTTCAAGGAGATGGTCGAGGCGGTCGACGGCGTCGAGGTGTGCCTGCGTGAACCCATTGACGACAAGGCGGCCAAACTGAAACTGCCCGCGGGCCGGGTGACGCTGGACGGGGAACAGGCCCTCGGCTATGTCCGCGCCCGCAAGTCCCTCGGTGACGGAAGCGATACACACCGTATGGAACGTCAGCAGCGGTTCCTCGGGGCGCTCGTCAACAAGGCGAGCGGCAATGACGTTCTGCTGAATCCGGCCAAGCTGTATCCCGTTCTGAATGCGGCCACTTCGGCGCTGACGACCGACCCGGGACTGGCGAGTCTGCGGGGTTTGTACGAACTCGTCCGCGGAGTCCGTGACATTCCCACGGAACGCGTGCAATTCCTCACCGTCCCCCGGGAGCCGTATACGAACGACGCCAATCGGGACCAGCTTTCACAGCCCGAGGCGGAGGAACTGTTCGAGCGGCTGCGCAGGGACGCGTCGGTCTCGGTCGCACAGGACGGGATGCACGGCACCGTCGCGGAATCCGGATCCGGCGCGCCACCCGGAAAACCGGACGGCGAAAGCACGGAGAGTGACGCGGAGGTCACTCGAAATGAGCCCGGAGAGCAACCGGAGGAAGCGGCCGAAGCGGCCTCTCCCGCGCCGACATTCTCCGGGAACACGGCCGCCGAGGACGCCTGCACGTAA
- a CDS encoding 2-phospho-L-lactate transferase codes for MRIVVLAGGIGGARFLRGLKRAVPDADITVIGNTGDDIHLFGLKVCPDLDTVMYTLGGGIDEERGWGRTDESFRLKEELAAYGVGPGWFGLGDRDFATHIVRTQMLAAGYPLSAVTQALCERWQPGVRLIPMTDDRVETHVAVTLPDGDPAAGPSAGSGTGENPPDSTAGSAPGSGTRRAVHFQEYWVRLRASVPAEAVVPVGAEQAKPAPGVLEAIAAADVILFPPSNPVVSVGTILSVPGIREAIAEAGAPVVGLSPIVGDAPVHGMADKVLAAVGVESTARAVAEHYGSGLLDGWLVDTVDAAGAEHVEEVGIRCRAVPLMMTDADATARMAREALALAEEVRAV; via the coding sequence ATGCGCATTGTGGTTCTGGCAGGCGGCATCGGCGGTGCCCGTTTCCTGCGTGGTCTGAAGCGGGCCGTGCCGGACGCGGACATCACGGTCATCGGCAACACCGGGGACGACATCCACCTCTTCGGGCTGAAGGTCTGCCCGGACCTCGACACGGTGATGTACACCCTCGGCGGCGGCATCGACGAGGAGCGGGGCTGGGGGCGGACCGACGAGAGCTTCCGGCTCAAGGAGGAGCTGGCGGCGTACGGCGTCGGCCCGGGGTGGTTCGGGCTCGGCGACCGGGACTTCGCCACGCACATCGTGCGGACGCAGATGCTCGCCGCCGGCTATCCGCTGAGCGCGGTGACCCAGGCCCTCTGTGAGCGCTGGCAGCCGGGCGTCCGGCTGATCCCGATGACCGACGACCGCGTCGAGACGCATGTCGCCGTCACCCTGCCCGACGGCGACCCGGCAGCGGGTCCGTCGGCCGGGTCCGGGACCGGGGAGAACCCGCCGGATTCCACGGCAGGCTCCGCACCGGGTTCCGGTACGCGCCGGGCCGTCCACTTCCAGGAGTACTGGGTGCGACTGCGGGCGTCGGTCCCGGCCGAGGCGGTCGTGCCGGTCGGCGCGGAGCAGGCGAAGCCGGCGCCGGGGGTGCTGGAGGCGATCGCCGCGGCCGACGTGATCCTCTTCCCGCCGTCCAACCCGGTCGTCTCCGTCGGCACGATCCTCTCCGTACCCGGCATCCGGGAGGCGATCGCCGAGGCGGGCGCGCCGGTGGTCGGCCTGTCGCCGATCGTCGGCGACGCGCCCGTACACGGCATGGCCGACAAGGTGCTCGCGGCGGTGGGCGTGGAATCCACGGCGCGGGCGGTGGCCGAGCACTACGGCTCGGGCCTGCTGGACGGCTGGCTGGTCGACACGGTCGACGCCGCTGGTGCGGAGCACGTCGAGGAGGTGGGCATCCGCTGCCGGGCCGTACCCCTGATGATGACCGACGCCGACGCCACCGCGCGGATGGCCCGGGAGGCGCTCGCTCTGGCGGAGGAGGTGCGGGCGGTTTGA
- a CDS encoding LCP family protein, with product MDAQGRGRGNDIDPADQWVLNPDTGDYELRLNSSAPQSPIPSPRRPRSSGAGPGGGAGAGKGSGAGAPRGRRAAEPGTTERGTPGREEPPPGRRRGAPEEPPPGRRRGAPEEPPPGRRGRRPVKKSKTKKALRWTGGTTAFVVFATALGGYLYLDHLNDNINAVSDDGASTGGFQKDKAINILLIGTDKRTGEGNESYGDAGSAGHADTTLLLHVSKDRTNATALSIPRDLIVDIPDCPTQLEDGTEKVIPGSAGARFNTSLGQSDRTPSCTMRTVTELTGITPDNFMVADFNAVKTLTTAVGGVEVCLAQDVNDKDSKLNLPAGTHTIEGEEALAFVRTRHAWGNQGDLDRIKVQQQFLGALMRQLKSSDTLTSPSKMIKLAEAGTEALTVDSQLDSINKLKDLGLELGKLNTKNLTFTTLPVVDNPAEAVRATVVVDESKAPEIFDLIKNDVSFTEVKEQEKKEKAAVAARLEGTRAAASEVRVQVLNGGAPAGSAQEMLTWLQVEEGVSKSENAGNAPETLKKTTLEYAPDQADQARRLADLLGLSGSGMKPGESVTNSQGAPAMTLTLGEDFKGAGVSLTTPSKAPDDIEKSTADKVECAE from the coding sequence GTGGACGCGCAAGGCCGTGGGCGGGGCAACGACATCGACCCCGCAGACCAGTGGGTGCTCAACCCGGACACCGGTGATTACGAACTGCGACTGAACAGTTCCGCACCGCAGTCACCGATCCCCTCCCCCCGCAGACCGCGTTCCTCCGGTGCGGGTCCGGGTGGCGGCGCGGGGGCGGGCAAGGGCTCCGGCGCGGGGGCGCCGCGCGGCCGCAGAGCGGCCGAACCCGGGACGACCGAGCGCGGAACACCCGGGCGCGAGGAGCCGCCACCGGGCAGGCGCCGCGGTGCGCCGGAGGAGCCACCACCGGGCAGGCGCCGCGGTGCGCCGGAGGAGCCGCCACCGGGCAGGCGCGGGCGCCGGCCGGTGAAGAAGTCGAAGACCAAGAAGGCCCTGCGGTGGACCGGCGGGACGACGGCGTTCGTGGTGTTCGCCACCGCCCTGGGCGGATATCTGTACCTGGATCACCTCAACGACAACATCAACGCCGTCTCCGACGACGGCGCGAGCACCGGTGGCTTCCAGAAGGACAAGGCCATCAACATCCTGCTGATCGGTACCGACAAGCGCACCGGCGAGGGCAACGAGAGCTACGGCGACGCGGGCAGCGCGGGTCATGCCGACACCACGCTCCTGCTGCACGTCTCCAAGGACCGCACGAACGCGACCGCGCTCAGCATCCCGCGCGACCTCATAGTCGACATCCCCGACTGCCCCACGCAGCTGGAGGACGGGACGGAGAAGGTCATCCCGGGCTCCGCCGGGGCCCGCTTCAACACCAGCCTCGGCCAGAGCGACCGTACGCCGAGCTGCACCATGCGGACCGTCACCGAGCTGACCGGGATCACGCCGGACAACTTCATGGTGGCCGACTTCAACGCGGTCAAGACGCTCACCACGGCGGTCGGCGGAGTCGAGGTCTGTCTCGCCCAGGACGTCAACGACAAGGATTCCAAGCTCAATCTGCCCGCCGGGACGCACACCATCGAGGGCGAGGAGGCCCTGGCGTTCGTCCGTACCCGCCACGCCTGGGGCAACCAGGGCGACCTCGACCGCATCAAGGTGCAGCAGCAGTTCCTCGGCGCGCTGATGAGGCAGCTGAAGTCCAGCGACACGCTCACCAGCCCGTCGAAGATGATCAAGCTGGCGGAGGCGGGCACCGAGGCACTCACCGTCGACTCCCAACTGGACAGCATCAACAAGCTGAAGGACCTCGGTCTGGAGCTGGGCAAGCTCAACACCAAGAACCTGACCTTCACCACGCTGCCGGTGGTCGACAACCCCGCGGAGGCGGTGAGGGCGACCGTCGTCGTGGACGAGTCCAAGGCCCCGGAGATCTTCGACCTGATCAAGAACGACGTGTCGTTCACCGAGGTCAAGGAGCAGGAGAAGAAGGAGAAGGCCGCCGTCGCCGCCCGCCTCGAGGGCACCAGGGCAGCGGCCTCCGAGGTGCGGGTGCAGGTCCTCAACGGCGGCGCCCCGGCGGGCAGCGCCCAGGAGATGCTCACCTGGCTCCAGGTGGAGGAGGGCGTCAGCAAGTCGGAGAACGCCGGCAACGCCCCGGAGACACTGAAGAAGACCACCCTCGAGTACGCGCCCGACCAGGCCGACCAGGCCCGCCGCCTCGCCGACCTCCTCGGCCTGTCCGGCTCGGGGATGAAGCCCGGCGAGAGCGTCACCAACTCCCAGGGGGCGCCCGCGATGACGCTGACCCTCGGCGAGGACTTCAAGGGCGCGGGCGTCTCTCTCACCACTCCGTCCAAGGCGCCGGACGACATCGAGAAGTCCACGGCGGACAAGGTCGAGTGCGCGGAGTGA
- a CDS encoding NDP-sugar synthase yields MTEAILLVGGKGTRLRPLTVRTPKPMVRAAGVPFLTHQLARARAAGVEHVVLATSYLAEVFEPYFGDGASLGLHIEYVTEEEPLGTGGAIRNVASRLHSGPDEPVLIFNGDILTGLDIRALVHTHETTGADVSLHLTKVTDPRAYGLVPTGDTGRVLAFLEKPQTPEEIVTDQINAGAYVFRRSVIDTIPTGRPVSVERETFPGLLTAGAHLQGLVDSTYWLDLGTPAAFVRGSADLVLGRAPSPAVPGRGGDRLVLPTARVAPDAKLAGGTVVGEGAFVAEGARVFGSTILPGAVIEPGAVVTDSLIGTGAWVGERSVLTGTVIGDGAVVGARNELRDGVRVWCDARIPAGSVRFSSDE; encoded by the coding sequence GTGACAGAAGCGATCCTCCTGGTCGGCGGCAAGGGCACACGGTTGCGCCCGCTCACGGTGCGCACACCGAAGCCCATGGTCCGGGCGGCCGGAGTGCCCTTCCTCACGCACCAGCTGGCGAGAGCGAGAGCGGCGGGCGTCGAGCACGTCGTCCTGGCCACGTCCTATCTGGCCGAGGTCTTCGAGCCGTACTTCGGCGACGGGGCGTCGCTGGGGCTGCACATCGAGTACGTGACGGAGGAGGAGCCGCTCGGCACCGGCGGTGCCATCCGCAACGTCGCCTCCCGGCTGCACTCCGGCCCCGACGAACCGGTGCTGATCTTCAACGGCGACATCCTCACGGGCCTGGACATCCGGGCGCTGGTACACACCCACGAGACGACGGGCGCCGACGTCTCGCTGCACCTGACGAAGGTGACGGACCCGAGGGCGTACGGCCTGGTCCCCACCGGCGACACGGGCCGCGTCCTGGCGTTCCTGGAGAAACCGCAGACACCCGAGGAGATCGTCACCGACCAGATCAACGCGGGGGCGTATGTCTTCCGCCGCTCGGTCATCGACACGATCCCCACGGGCCGGCCGGTGTCGGTGGAGCGGGAGACGTTCCCGGGGCTGCTGACGGCCGGAGCCCATCTCCAGGGCCTGGTCGACTCCACGTACTGGCTGGACCTCGGCACCCCGGCGGCCTTCGTCCGGGGTTCCGCGGACCTGGTACTGGGCCGCGCCCCGTCCCCGGCGGTCCCGGGGCGCGGCGGCGACCGGCTGGTCCTGCCGACGGCGAGGGTGGCACCGGACGCCAAGCTGGCGGGCGGGACCGTGGTGGGCGAGGGCGCGTTCGTGGCGGAGGGCGCGCGCGTCTTCGGCAGCACGATCCTGCCGGGCGCGGTCATCGAACCCGGCGCGGTCGTCACCGACTCACTGATCGGCACGGGTGCGTGGGTGGGGGAGCGGTCGGTCCTCACCGGGACGGTGATAGGCGACGGCGCGGTCGTCGGCGCCCGCAACGAACTCCGGGACGGGGTCAGGGTCTGGTGCGACGCGCGGATCCCGGCGGGGTCGGTGCGGTTCTCCTCGGACGAGTAG
- a CDS encoding DNA-3-methyladenine glycosylase family protein — protein sequence MAGRFAPRPTPRPVPRPARTTVRDGRAVEPAGVPRQAPAPAVPPLVRTWVPDGPLDLGLVLGPLRRGAADPTFRTLPDGSVWRTSLTPAGPGTLRVTRYGGEVRGEAWGPGAGWFLDRLPDLLGAADDPAAFVPRHKLLALTRHHRPGLRLARTGLVLESLIPSVLEQKVTTGEAYRAWRLLVQKYGGPAPGPSPERMAVMPSPRTWALIPSWEWHRAGVDDKRASAVLRAVRVAARLEEAAGMTPAAARRRLELVPGIGPWTSAETVQRTHGAPDEVTTGDLHLPGIVGWALAGNRDADDAVMLELLEPYAGQRHRAARLILLSGRTPARRAPKMPRWDIGRL from the coding sequence GTGGCAGGACGCTTCGCTCCCCGGCCCACCCCCCGGCCTGTTCCCCGTCCCGCTCGTACGACCGTGCGGGACGGGCGGGCCGTCGAGCCTGCGGGGGTGCCGCGGCAGGCACCGGCCCCGGCCGTCCCGCCCTTGGTCCGGACGTGGGTACCGGACGGACCGCTGGACCTCGGGCTGGTCCTCGGGCCGCTGCGGCGCGGGGCCGCGGACCCGACGTTCCGCACGCTGCCGGACGGTTCCGTGTGGCGGACGAGCCTGACACCCGCCGGGCCGGGCACGCTGCGGGTGACGCGCTACGGCGGCGAGGTGCGGGGCGAGGCGTGGGGTCCGGGGGCCGGGTGGTTCCTGGACCGGTTGCCCGACCTGCTCGGCGCCGCCGACGACCCGGCCGCGTTCGTCCCCCGGCACAAACTGCTGGCGCTCACCCGGCACCACCGGCCTGGGCTGCGGCTGGCCCGGACCGGGCTGGTGCTGGAGTCGTTGATCCCGTCGGTCCTGGAGCAGAAGGTCACCACCGGTGAGGCGTACCGGGCGTGGCGGCTGCTGGTCCAGAAGTACGGAGGGCCGGCCCCCGGGCCCTCACCCGAGCGGATGGCGGTGATGCCGTCGCCCCGGACCTGGGCGCTGATCCCCTCCTGGGAGTGGCACCGGGCCGGTGTCGACGACAAGCGTGCGTCCGCGGTGCTGCGGGCGGTGCGGGTCGCGGCGCGGCTGGAGGAGGCGGCCGGGATGACTCCGGCGGCGGCGAGGAGACGACTGGAGCTGGTGCCGGGCATCGGGCCGTGGACGTCGGCGGAGACGGTGCAGCGCACTCACGGCGCGCCGGACGAGGTGACCACGGGGGACCTGCATCTGCCGGGCATCGTGGGGTGGGCGCTGGCCGGGAACCGGGACGCGGACGACGCGGTGATGCTGGAACTGCTGGAGCCGTATGCCGGTCAGCGGCACCGGGCGGCGCGGCTGATCCTGCTGAGCGGACGGACGCCGGCACGGCGGGCACCGAAAATGCCCCGCTGGGACATCGGACGGCTGTGA
- a CDS encoding cysteine dioxygenase: MNSDSDLQIAGDILEVPHLLQAPREHPATVAEFVGLARSLAADRSQWEHLVRYDARSRWYHRLRAVPRAPGSARAKEPLIGYEVWLLSWVPGQGSGLHDHGRSFGILTVLDGSLTERAERGTRTLTTGTERVFAPGYAHEVANDTLEPAVSLHVYYPGLTEMPMHPTALHCEARAEPRTPDARHVAPHAPARPPV, from the coding sequence ATGAACAGCGACAGTGACCTCCAGATCGCCGGCGACATCCTCGAAGTACCGCACCTCCTGCAGGCCCCGCGCGAGCACCCGGCGACCGTCGCCGAGTTCGTCGGCCTGGCCCGCTCGCTCGCCGCCGACCGGTCCCAGTGGGAGCACCTGGTGCGGTACGACGCGCGCAGCCGCTGGTACCACCGGCTGCGCGCCGTTCCCCGGGCTCCCGGCTCCGCCCGAGCAAAGGAGCCCCTCATCGGCTACGAGGTGTGGCTGCTGTCCTGGGTGCCCGGACAGGGCAGCGGACTGCACGACCACGGCCGTTCCTTCGGCATCCTGACCGTCCTGGACGGCTCCCTCACCGAGCGCGCCGAACGCGGCACACGCACGCTGACGACGGGCACCGAGCGGGTGTTCGCGCCGGGCTACGCGCACGAGGTCGCCAACGACACGCTGGAGCCGGCGGTCAGCCTGCACGTGTACTACCCGGGCCTGACCGAGATGCCGATGCACCCGACCGCCCTGCACTGCGAGGCGCGGGCGGAGCCCCGGACGCCGGACGCCCGGCACGTCGCCCCGCACGCCCCCGCCCGGCCGCCCGTGTGA
- a CDS encoding N-acetylmuramoyl-L-alanine amidase: MRRTLASSVGVTCAAVLALPLAPPAVAADAGPGRTAPAVTRAAMTTGSGTPGSTQSLPLQPLEPDRAAGAATFGLAPRSVRHFSLVGVVWDDPDAELHGRVQVRARAADTGAWSGWQDVETRNADHAADPGTAERASGRVRGATAPLWVGGSDGVEIRVRAETGPDAEPKAGSEPTGSPAGEGGQEGAGKPAPLLPPGMRLELVDPGEDAPPEDGTAESPDENPADGPAGPAAEAPRTGAMSAEATAASAANAPLVPLGATGIPALTRAETEEEYHVLRGTGTAGQQTDPHIGPRPDIVTRSGWGADESLREKTFVYTDKVGAAFVHHSDSGNNYTCAEAPSVIRSIYRYHTGSMGWRDIGYNFLVDKCGKIYEGRAGGVAHPVLGSHTLGFNNSTMGVAVLGTFDTTSPPTAPVTGVAQLTAWKLGLHGMDPSAKTYLTSDGGNLYAKGTEVRLNVISGHRDGLNTVCPGGKFYDKLGVVRSAAAGYQGR, translated from the coding sequence ATGCGTAGAACTCTTGCTTCCTCCGTCGGCGTCACCTGCGCGGCCGTACTTGCCCTGCCTCTCGCCCCGCCCGCCGTCGCAGCGGACGCGGGCCCGGGCCGGACGGCGCCGGCGGTCACCCGCGCGGCGATGACGACCGGGTCCGGTACCCCCGGCAGCACCCAGTCGCTGCCCCTGCAGCCCCTCGAACCCGACCGTGCCGCCGGCGCCGCCACGTTCGGCCTGGCCCCGCGGTCCGTACGGCACTTCTCCCTCGTCGGCGTCGTCTGGGACGACCCCGACGCCGAACTCCACGGCCGGGTCCAGGTCCGCGCCCGCGCGGCGGACACCGGCGCATGGTCCGGCTGGCAGGACGTCGAGACCCGCAACGCCGACCACGCGGCCGACCCCGGGACCGCGGAACGTGCCTCGGGCCGGGTCCGCGGTGCCACCGCACCGCTGTGGGTGGGCGGGTCGGACGGCGTGGAGATCCGGGTCCGGGCGGAGACCGGACCGGACGCGGAGCCGAAGGCCGGTTCCGAGCCCACCGGCTCCCCCGCCGGGGAAGGGGGCCAGGAAGGCGCCGGGAAGCCCGCCCCGCTCCTCCCGCCCGGGATGCGCCTCGAACTCGTCGACCCGGGGGAGGACGCCCCGCCCGAGGACGGCACTGCCGAGAGCCCCGACGAGAACCCCGCCGACGGCCCGGCGGGCCCCGCGGCGGAGGCTCCCCGAACCGGTGCGATGAGTGCCGAGGCGACCGCCGCCTCCGCCGCCAACGCCCCGCTCGTGCCCCTGGGGGCCACCGGGATCCCGGCGCTGACCCGGGCGGAGACCGAGGAGGAGTACCACGTCCTGCGCGGCACCGGAACGGCCGGACAGCAGACGGATCCGCACATCGGCCCACGGCCCGACATCGTCACGCGCAGCGGGTGGGGCGCGGACGAGAGCCTGCGGGAGAAGACGTTCGTGTACACCGACAAGGTGGGCGCGGCCTTCGTGCACCACAGTGACTCCGGCAACAACTACACGTGCGCAGAGGCTCCTTCCGTCATCCGCAGTATCTACCGCTACCACACGGGGAGCATGGGCTGGCGGGACATCGGCTACAACTTCCTCGTCGACAAGTGCGGGAAGATCTACGAGGGGCGGGCCGGGGGAGTGGCCCACCCGGTCCTGGGCTCCCACACTCTGGGATTCAACAACAGCACCATGGGCGTGGCGGTTCTCGGCACCTTCGACACCACGAGTCCGCCGACCGCCCCGGTGACGGGCGTCGCCCAGCTCACCGCCTGGAAGCTCGGACTGCACGGTATGGATCCGAGCGCGAAGACATACCTGACGTCCGACGGTGGCAATCTCTACGCAAAAGGCACGGAGGTGCGACTGAACGTGATCTCCGGTCACCGGGACGGGCTCAACACCGTGTGCCCAGGGGGGAAGTTCTACGACAAGCTCGGCGTCGTCCGCTCCGCGGCGGCCGGTTACCAGGGCCGCTGA
- a CDS encoding TIGR03089 family protein: MNATDRTPADLLGSALAADPGRPLVTFYDDATGERVELSVATFANWVAKTANLLQDELASEPGDRVALLLPAHWQTAVWLLACASVGVVADVSGDPAAADVVVSGPDALETARACSGARVALALRPLGGRFPQPPEGFADYAVEVPGQGDRFAPYTPVDSEAPALIVAGRELTGAEVVQRARAEATDLGLTGPASRILSGLPYDTWEGLHAGLYGPLATGGSVVLCRNLDRLGGDALDKRVESERVTVIAR, from the coding sequence ATGAACGCCACCGACCGCACCCCCGCCGACCTGCTGGGTTCCGCACTCGCCGCGGACCCGGGACGCCCCCTGGTGACCTTCTACGACGACGCCACGGGCGAACGCGTCGAATTGTCCGTGGCCACCTTCGCCAATTGGGTGGCCAAGACCGCGAACCTGCTGCAGGACGAACTGGCCTCCGAGCCCGGTGACCGCGTGGCGCTGCTGCTGCCCGCGCACTGGCAGACCGCCGTGTGGCTGCTGGCCTGCGCGTCGGTGGGCGTGGTCGCGGACGTGTCCGGCGACCCGGCGGCAGCCGATGTCGTGGTGAGCGGGCCGGACGCGCTGGAGACCGCGCGGGCCTGCTCGGGCGCACGGGTCGCGCTGGCCCTCAGGCCGCTCGGCGGACGGTTCCCGCAACCTCCGGAGGGCTTCGCCGACTACGCCGTGGAGGTCCCGGGACAGGGCGACCGGTTCGCGCCGTACACGCCGGTCGACTCCGAGGCACCGGCGCTGATCGTGGCGGGCCGGGAGCTCACCGGGGCCGAGGTGGTGCAGCGGGCCCGCGCGGAGGCGACGGACCTCGGGCTGACCGGACCGGCCTCGCGCATCCTGTCGGGGCTGCCGTACGACACGTGGGAGGGTCTTCACGCGGGCCTGTACGGACCGCTGGCGACCGGCGGTTCGGTGGTGCTGTGCCGGAACCTGGACCGGCTCGGAGGCGACGCCCTGGACAAGCGGGTCGAGAGCGAGCGGGTCACCGTCATCGCCCGCTGA